Proteins from a single region of Paenibacillus sp. BIHB 4019:
- a CDS encoding sensor histidine kinase: MKKLYIDAIKNNLFVKIMLVFAVIIVCATATLAYFTVDYMSQSVADNELEKQKMSMERVNQQLAGKVGVVQQQVQDIYRDPSFSYSLSYLLKHSFSEYMNFKMDSYYNNLGSGVDDLDFFKKMIENDVDIANMLLFSSEKQFLYMFGQSNLTKLYQTQASKSYVPDAMALESSVVSTPNPWVRRTIGQWDDKLFSVRVHINEVGTLSNVGQLLVFFQADALKTALASEGRDRRGYILILSGDGQVIFDSSDRYYGKLYPYVDKIKSVDSLAFLEEESYISMLPSSSLGYTVFGIMPKREVEAIYEPMKNAVIAASFAFIMITISIPSFVVFNFSRRTNRIIRSMRRVETGDLTIRIVDEKEDEIGQLSQGFNKMLDELSRHIDRVYVAELKQKHTEFAALQARINPHFLYNTLEVIRMRALSHGAADVSEMIYSLAVLFKSFVQQQTVVTMEEELENCRLYLELFRIRYKDRFAYFIACDPELKDRMMIKMSLQPIVENYIVHGLRSEEEDNLIKVTATLENDMVTIVAEDNGTGISKERLEQIKRSLGKYAVQEQDDSLGLRSVKERLELIYGKDGRFDIESVQGKGTKIIFSFPALRKGEMENVPRISGR; encoded by the coding sequence ATGAAGAAGCTGTATATAGATGCGATCAAAAATAATTTATTTGTCAAAATTATGCTTGTTTTTGCCGTTATTATTGTTTGCGCCACGGCGACTCTTGCTTATTTTACAGTCGATTATATGTCCCAGTCGGTGGCTGACAATGAGCTGGAGAAGCAGAAAATGTCCATGGAGCGCGTCAATCAGCAGCTTGCTGGCAAGGTAGGCGTCGTTCAGCAGCAGGTGCAGGACATTTATCGCGACCCGTCCTTTTCCTATTCCTTATCCTATTTGCTGAAGCACTCTTTTTCCGAATATATGAATTTCAAAATGGACAGCTATTATAATAATTTGGGCAGCGGTGTCGATGATTTGGATTTTTTCAAAAAAATGATTGAAAACGATGTTGATATTGCAAATATGCTGCTGTTCAGCTCCGAGAAGCAGTTTCTTTATATGTTCGGGCAAAGCAATTTGACGAAGCTGTATCAGACGCAAGCGTCTAAATCCTATGTTCCGGATGCGATGGCGCTCGAAAGCAGCGTCGTATCTACGCCCAACCCGTGGGTTCGCAGGACGATTGGCCAATGGGACGACAAGCTTTTTTCCGTCAGAGTACATATTAATGAAGTAGGCACGCTGAGCAATGTCGGGCAGCTGCTCGTCTTTTTTCAAGCGGATGCATTAAAAACGGCGCTGGCGAGCGAGGGTCGGGACCGGCGGGGCTATATTTTGATTTTGTCTGGAGACGGACAGGTCATTTTTGACTCCTCGGACCGCTATTACGGCAAGCTTTATCCCTATGTGGATAAAATCAAATCGGTGGACAGCCTCGCTTTTTTGGAGGAGGAGTCCTACATTTCCATGCTCCCGTCCAGCAGCCTCGGCTACACCGTATTTGGCATTATGCCGAAGCGGGAAGTGGAAGCGATTTATGAGCCGATGAAAAATGCGGTTATCGCAGCGAGCTTTGCTTTTATTATGATTACGATTTCCATTCCGTCCTTTGTCGTCTTTAATTTTTCACGGCGGACGAACCGGATTATCCGCTCCATGAGGCGGGTAGAGACGGGCGATTTGACGATTCGGATTGTCGACGAGAAGGAGGATGAAATCGGGCAGCTGTCGCAAGGCTTCAACAAAATGCTCGATGAGCTTTCGCGCCATATCGACCGGGTGTATGTGGCCGAGCTGAAGCAAAAGCATACGGAGTTTGCAGCGCTGCAGGCGAGAATTAATCCTCATTTTCTCTACAATACGCTTGAGGTCATTCGGATGAGAGCCCTTTCCCATGGCGCCGCCGATGTCAGCGAGATGATTTATAGCTTGGCCGTATTGTTCAAGAGCTTTGTCCAGCAGCAGACCGTCGTGACGATGGAGGAAGAGCTGGAAAATTGCCGTCTTTATTTGGAGCTGTTTCGCATTCGCTACAAGGATCGTTTTGCCTACTTTATTGCCTGTGATCCCGAGCTGAAGGACCGGATGATGATTAAAATGTCGCTGCAGCCGATTGTGGAAAATTATATTGTCCATGGCCTGCGCTCGGAGGAGGAGGACAACTTGATTAAAGTAACCGCTACTCTGGAAAACGACATGGTGACGATTGTAGCGGAGGACAACGGAACAGGCATTAGCAAGGAACGGCTGGAGCAGATTAAACGGTCGCTTGGCAAGTATGCGGTTCAGGAGCAGGATGATTCGCTTGGACTGCGAAGTGTGAAAGAAAGGCTTGAATTGATTTATGGCAAAGACGGAAGATTCGACATCGAGAGCGTCCAAGGAAAAGGGACGAAGATTATTTTCAGCTTCCCGGCTTTAAGGAAAGGAGAGATGGAAAATGTACCGCGTATTTCTGGTAGATGA
- a CDS encoding glycosyl hydrolase: MKNLIKKASVMMLAFALLLGLMTAPPVHADNALFTIESENAQLTSDLQVTTQIYGQQKPGYSGSGFVWMQNSGTITFTVTVPETGMYTISTRYMQELSPDGRLQSLAVNGVTKGSYMLPYTTNWSDFGFGYHKLNQGSNTIQLKAGWGFAYFDTFTVDYAALDPLNVQPVLADSGATPETQLLMNYLTEVYGNQIISGQQEIYGGGNDGNSELEFDWIHNLTGKYPAIRGFDFLNYNPLYGWEDGTTARMIDWVNNRGGIATSSWHITVPRNFTAYQPGQFVEWKEATYKPTETNFNTANAVIPGTKEYQYVMMAIEDLAEQLEILQNNNVPVIFRPFHEAEGNGGLNGEGAWFWWASAGAEVYKQLWDLLYTELTETYDLHNLIWTYNSYVYSTSPAWYPGGDQVDIVGYDKYNTIYNRYDGLSGVPNEDAITSIFYQLVDLTGGTKMVAMTENDTVPSVMNLTEEKAGWLYFCPWYGEHLMSSAFNYPASLTTLYQSDYVITLDELPDLKVENPIPNASITPATVQFDKYAPNQTDPAITVNSKGNTLIALRAGANALSANQDYTLSGNTLLLKKAFLATLPIGEHSIVFDFNQGQDPVLKVKIVDTTPSASIAPVSAAFDKAATLAQDIIVALTLNGHQLVSISNGNATLQSGQDYTASSAGVVLSKAYLSTLPLGKNVITFHFSGGNQAVLTLNVVDSGIPAPTGDLTIQAFNGNTSASTNGISPKFKVVNTGDSAIQLSDVSLRYYYTIDGERDQSFWIDWASIGNANVTGKFVKLATPVAGADYALEIGFTTSAGTLNPGQSAEIQARFSKTDWSNYNQTGDYSFKASSNQFVNNEQVPGYMNGQLVWGIEP; the protein is encoded by the coding sequence ATGAAAAATTTAATCAAGAAGGCAAGCGTAATGATGTTGGCATTTGCTCTGCTGCTTGGATTAATGACAGCACCGCCCGTTCATGCAGACAACGCACTTTTCACAATTGAAAGCGAAAATGCTCAGCTCACCTCCGATCTTCAAGTGACGACCCAAATTTACGGACAACAAAAGCCCGGATACTCTGGAAGTGGATTTGTCTGGATGCAGAATTCCGGTACCATTACCTTTACAGTGACTGTCCCTGAAACCGGAATGTATACGATCTCCACCCGCTATATGCAGGAGCTCAGTCCTGACGGCAGGCTGCAATCTTTAGCCGTTAACGGCGTTACGAAGGGTTCGTATATGCTGCCCTATACGACCAATTGGTCGGATTTCGGTTTTGGCTATCACAAGCTGAACCAAGGAAGCAACACCATCCAGTTGAAGGCTGGTTGGGGATTCGCTTATTTTGATACCTTCACTGTGGATTATGCGGCTCTTGATCCTTTGAATGTACAGCCTGTCCTCGCCGACTCTGGGGCCACGCCGGAAACTCAACTTCTGATGAATTATTTAACGGAGGTTTACGGCAATCAAATAATCTCCGGCCAGCAGGAGATATACGGAGGCGGAAATGACGGCAATTCCGAGCTGGAGTTTGATTGGATTCACAATTTAACCGGAAAGTATCCGGCCATTCGCGGGTTCGATTTTTTGAACTACAATCCGCTTTACGGTTGGGAGGATGGTACAACCGCCCGGATGATTGATTGGGTGAACAACCGGGGCGGGATCGCGACAAGCAGCTGGCATATCACCGTACCCCGAAATTTCACTGCCTATCAGCCCGGACAGTTTGTGGAATGGAAGGAAGCTACCTACAAACCGACGGAAACCAATTTCAATACAGCGAATGCGGTCATTCCCGGCACGAAAGAATATCAATACGTGATGATGGCCATTGAGGATTTGGCGGAGCAGCTGGAGATTTTGCAAAATAACAATGTGCCGGTCATTTTCCGACCCTTCCATGAGGCGGAGGGCAACGGCGGATTGAATGGGGAAGGCGCATGGTTTTGGTGGGCTTCGGCAGGGGCGGAGGTGTACAAGCAGCTTTGGGACCTGCTCTATACCGAACTTACAGAGACATACGACCTGCACAACTTGATATGGACCTACAACAGTTATGTGTATAGCACTTCTCCCGCATGGTATCCCGGCGGCGATCAGGTGGATATTGTTGGATACGATAAATACAATACCATTTACAACCGCTATGACGGCTTGTCCGGTGTCCCCAATGAGGATGCGATTACCTCCATTTTTTATCAGCTTGTTGATTTGACGGGCGGCACGAAAATGGTGGCCATGACGGAGAATGACACCGTCCCAAGCGTAATGAATCTGACAGAAGAGAAAGCCGGATGGCTCTACTTCTGCCCTTGGTATGGCGAACATCTCATGAGTTCTGCCTTCAATTACCCAGCCAGCTTAACAACATTGTACCAAAGCGACTATGTCATTACGCTCGATGAGCTGCCCGATTTAAAGGTTGAAAATCCAATTCCAAACGCGTCCATCACACCAGCAACCGTCCAATTTGACAAGTATGCCCCCAATCAAACCGACCCAGCGATAACCGTGAATTCAAAGGGCAATACGTTAATCGCTCTCCGAGCAGGCGCCAATGCCTTATCGGCGAATCAGGATTATACCTTGAGCGGAAATACGCTGCTGCTGAAAAAAGCATTTCTGGCGACGCTGCCGATTGGCGAGCATTCAATTGTCTTTGATTTCAATCAAGGTCAAGATCCCGTATTAAAAGTCAAAATTGTTGATACAACACCGAGCGCATCCATTGCACCCGTGAGCGCGGCATTTGATAAAGCGGCAACGCTAGCGCAGGATATTATCGTAGCCCTTACCTTAAACGGACACCAGCTTGTAAGTATCTCAAATGGAAATGCTACCCTTCAATCGGGCCAGGATTATACGGCATCAAGCGCTGGCGTCGTTCTGAGCAAAGCTTATCTTTCCACACTGCCGCTGGGCAAGAATGTCATAACCTTTCATTTCAGCGGAGGAAATCAAGCTGTACTAACACTAAATGTTGTGGACAGCGGAATTCCCGCACCTACGGGAGACCTGACGATCCAAGCCTTTAACGGCAATACGAGTGCCTCCACCAACGGAATTTCACCCAAATTCAAAGTAGTTAACACCGGTGATTCAGCCATTCAGCTCAGTGATGTGTCGCTCCGGTATTATTATACGATTGACGGGGAGAGAGATCAGAGTTTCTGGATCGACTGGGCCAGTATCGGTAATGCGAATGTAACCGGTAAATTCGTCAAACTGGCGACTCCGGTTGCCGGTGCTGATTATGCTTTGGAAATTGGCTTTACGACCTCGGCTGGAACACTGAATCCCGGCCAGAGCGCAGAAATTCAAGCGCGCTTCTCCAAAACCGACTGGTCCAATTACAACCAAACGGGCGATTACTCGTTCAAGGCATCAAGCAATCAGTTCGTCAACAATGAACAGGTTCCCGGCTATATGAATGGTCAGCTTGTATGGGGAATTGAGCCGTAA
- the thiM gene encoding hydroxyethylthiazole kinase — MEIIQTIAGSLEAVRRNKPLVHHITNYVTVNDCANIALAVGASPIMADELEEMNDIVAIASALVINIGTLNRRTIESMVAAGKRANERGIPVVLDPVGAGASALRNTAVEQLLREVKMSVLRGNLSEIRFAAGLESLTKGVDASEADLARSEETAQEVAERAARKLGCIVALTGATDFITDGKRTLLIRNGVPQLSGVTGTGCMCSTLIGAFCGANQEGDLLLAAAAGVAAMGIAGELAAEAAEGKGSGSFHIAIIDAVSRMDSELLAGRAEIEAAAL, encoded by the coding sequence ATGGAAATCATACAAACGATTGCTGGATCACTGGAAGCGGTGCGCCGCAATAAGCCGCTCGTTCATCATATTACGAACTACGTGACGGTCAATGACTGCGCGAATATTGCGCTCGCTGTTGGCGCTTCGCCAATTATGGCAGATGAGCTGGAGGAAATGAACGATATCGTCGCCATTGCTTCGGCACTTGTCATCAATATCGGCACGCTGAACCGCCGTACGATTGAGTCGATGGTTGCTGCCGGGAAGCGGGCGAATGAGCGTGGCATTCCCGTTGTGCTCGATCCGGTGGGAGCGGGAGCCTCGGCCTTGCGCAATACCGCGGTGGAGCAGCTGCTGCGCGAGGTGAAAATGAGCGTGCTGCGCGGCAATTTATCGGAAATCCGCTTTGCTGCAGGACTGGAATCGCTGACGAAGGGCGTCGACGCTTCAGAGGCCGACCTGGCCAGAAGCGAAGAGACCGCGCAGGAGGTTGCGGAGCGTGCAGCGAGAAAGCTTGGCTGCATTGTGGCGCTCACCGGAGCGACCGATTTTATTACGGACGGCAAGCGGACGCTGCTTATCCGCAACGGCGTACCGCAGCTGTCTGGTGTAACGGGCACCGGCTGTATGTGCTCCACGCTGATCGGCGCATTTTGCGGTGCGAATCAGGAGGGGGATTTGCTGCTCGCGGCGGCGGCAGGCGTAGCTGCGATGGGCATTGCCGGCGAGCTTGCCGCAGAAGCCGCGGAAGGCAAAGGCAGCGGCTCGTTCCATATCGCGATTATCGATGCGGTTAGCCGAATGGACAGCGAGCTGCTTGCTGGCCGGGCAGAAATAGAAGCTGCTGCTCTATAA
- a CDS encoding benzoate/H(+) symporter BenE family transporter, whose amino-acid sequence MLNTKNISSGLATAIMACTGGAVLIIQAADALGLSRAEALSWLFAVYVIGGALNLWLILRYKMPFAGCHSLTAVAFLSASALHYPIKELAGSFIMAGALIVVLGATGLFGKLLGLIPKPMLDAMLAGIVLHYVVAIIPAIKELPMIGLVSFLGFLIVPRLHKSIPPLLGMLAFGVIGLLIWHDFPAAQAAEFSMPHWISPSFTTGSFISISVPVAILILSNDIAVSLAALKKNGYNPPVNKTVVFSGLGTLLVGFFGGHAVNVGGMMTALCSSEEAGERKSRIWAGIVCSVLVIIFGLFAGAMLVLINRLPSTFIVLLSGFSLAGVLIGNLQAVFSETTYRFSTLFAFIIAIANVSFFGISSPVWSLLIGCLIANVLKEGKPKPLNEASV is encoded by the coding sequence ATGCTGAACACAAAAAATATTTCGAGCGGACTCGCGACAGCGATTATGGCCTGTACAGGCGGCGCGGTGCTCATTATACAAGCTGCTGATGCGCTTGGACTTAGCCGGGCGGAAGCTTTATCGTGGCTGTTTGCGGTTTATGTGATTGGCGGGGCGCTGAATTTATGGCTTATCCTCCGCTATAAAATGCCGTTTGCGGGCTGCCATTCGCTGACCGCGGTCGCTTTTCTAAGCGCGTCGGCGCTGCATTATCCGATAAAGGAGCTGGCGGGCAGCTTTATTATGGCAGGCGCGCTTATTGTCGTGCTTGGCGCCACCGGCTTATTCGGCAAGCTTCTAGGACTCATTCCAAAGCCGATGCTGGACGCGATGCTGGCGGGAATTGTCCTGCATTACGTTGTGGCCATTATTCCGGCTATTAAAGAGCTTCCAATGATCGGCTTAGTATCTTTTCTGGGCTTTCTTATCGTGCCTAGGCTGCATAAATCAATTCCGCCCTTGCTAGGAATGCTGGCATTTGGGGTCATCGGCCTGCTCATTTGGCATGACTTTCCTGCGGCGCAGGCAGCTGAATTCAGTATGCCGCACTGGATTAGTCCGTCCTTTACGACGGGCAGCTTTATCTCTATATCCGTCCCGGTTGCGATATTGATTTTGAGCAACGATATTGCGGTATCGCTCGCTGCCCTAAAGAAAAATGGCTACAATCCGCCAGTGAACAAGACGGTCGTCTTTTCGGGTCTCGGTACGCTGCTCGTAGGCTTTTTCGGCGGGCACGCCGTCAACGTCGGAGGCATGATGACCGCTTTATGCAGCAGCGAAGAAGCAGGCGAGAGAAAAAGCCGCATTTGGGCGGGGATCGTATGCAGCGTGCTGGTCATTATTTTTGGCCTTTTTGCCGGAGCGATGCTTGTGCTGATTAATCGGCTGCCATCGACGTTTATTGTGCTGCTGTCAGGCTTTTCGCTGGCTGGGGTGCTGATTGGCAATCTGCAAGCTGTTTTTTCCGAAACGACGTACCGGTTTTCGACCTTGTTTGCCTTCATTATCGCGATTGCTAATGTATCTTTTTTTGGCATTTCATCCCCAGTCTGGTCTTTGCTGATTGGCTGTCTTATCGCCAATGTATTGAAGGAAGGCAAGCCGAAACCATTAAATGAAGCAAGCGTTTAG
- the ptsP gene encoding phosphoenolpyruvate--protein phosphotransferase — MLKITGIAAADGIAIAKAMILKSASLVVEKRKVDDLALEMTRLHEALGKSKIELQQIKQRALEELGEEKAEIFEAHLLVLSDPELVGPIEEKIQSERVNAEYALQEVSAILVQMFENMKSAYLRERAADMRDVSKRVLSHLLGVELQDLTAIHEEVILVAEDLTPSDTAQLNPSFVKGFATNIGGRTSHSAIMARTLQIPAVVGTKEIMEQVQGGDLLILDGLAGEVILNPDADTIEGYKIKQAEYEARRAEWAKLRNEPTVTKDGIHVELAANIGTPADVAAVLGNGGEAVGLFRTEFLYMGRESVPSEKEQFNAYKAVLQKMEGKPVVVRTLDIGGDKELPYLNMPKEMNPFLGFRAVRLCLEQQDMFRTQLRALLRASVFGNLRIMFPMIATLEEFRSAKAILEEERAKLLSEEKAVSDGIQVGIMVEIPSTAVLADQFAKEVDFFSIGTNDLIQYTMAADRMNERVSYLYQPYNPAVLRLIKNVIDAAHAAGKWTGMCGEMAGDQTAIPLLLGLGLDEFSMSASSILPARSLMAKLNQEEMKQLAAKALMCGTGHEVVQLVEEILE, encoded by the coding sequence ATGCTTAAAATAACGGGCATCGCGGCAGCGGATGGCATTGCTATCGCCAAAGCGATGATATTAAAATCAGCATCGCTCGTTGTAGAAAAGCGGAAGGTGGACGATCTGGCTTTGGAAATGACCCGCCTTCATGAAGCGCTCGGCAAATCCAAGATCGAGCTCCAGCAAATTAAGCAGCGGGCGCTTGAAGAGCTGGGCGAGGAGAAGGCGGAAATATTTGAAGCGCATCTGCTTGTGCTCAGCGATCCCGAGCTGGTAGGCCCGATTGAGGAGAAAATCCAAAGCGAGCGTGTCAACGCGGAATATGCGCTGCAAGAGGTATCGGCGATTCTCGTACAGATGTTCGAAAATATGAAAAGCGCCTACCTTCGCGAGCGTGCCGCTGATATGCGCGATGTATCGAAACGCGTACTTTCCCATTTGCTTGGCGTAGAGCTTCAGGATCTGACCGCCATTCATGAGGAGGTTATTTTGGTAGCCGAGGACTTGACGCCATCGGATACGGCGCAGCTCAATCCAAGCTTCGTTAAAGGCTTCGCAACGAATATCGGAGGAAGGACATCCCACTCCGCCATTATGGCGCGAACTCTGCAAATTCCGGCTGTTGTCGGCACGAAGGAAATTATGGAGCAGGTGCAAGGCGGAGATTTGCTCATTCTTGATGGCTTGGCAGGGGAAGTTATTTTGAATCCTGATGCGGACACCATTGAAGGCTACAAAATCAAGCAAGCCGAGTATGAAGCGAGGCGGGCAGAATGGGCGAAGCTGCGGAATGAACCAACCGTAACCAAGGACGGTATTCATGTCGAGCTGGCGGCAAACATCGGAACACCGGCGGATGTGGCCGCCGTTCTAGGCAACGGCGGCGAAGCAGTGGGGCTGTTCCGCACCGAGTTTTTGTATATGGGCAGAGAAAGCGTGCCGTCGGAGAAGGAGCAATTTAACGCCTATAAAGCTGTGCTGCAAAAAATGGAAGGCAAGCCGGTTGTCGTGCGTACGCTCGACATTGGCGGTGACAAGGAGCTTCCTTATTTGAATATGCCGAAGGAAATGAATCCGTTTCTAGGCTTCCGTGCGGTAAGGCTTTGCCTCGAGCAGCAGGATATGTTCCGCACGCAGCTGCGAGCTTTATTGCGCGCCAGCGTCTTCGGCAATTTGCGTATCATGTTCCCCATGATTGCGACGCTGGAGGAGTTCCGGTCAGCGAAGGCGATTCTTGAAGAAGAGCGGGCAAAGCTTCTTTCCGAAGAAAAAGCGGTGTCGGATGGCATTCAGGTCGGCATTATGGTGGAAATTCCGTCAACAGCAGTACTTGCAGACCAATTTGCCAAGGAAGTCGATTTTTTCAGCATCGGCACGAATGATTTGATTCAATATACGATGGCGGCGGACCGGATGAATGAGCGGGTTTCCTATCTGTATCAACCGTACAATCCTGCCGTGCTGCGTCTGATCAAAAATGTCATTGATGCTGCCCATGCAGCAGGCAAATGGACGGGCATGTGCGGCGAAATGGCGGGCGATCAAACCGCTATTCCGCTGCTGCTTGGGCTCGGACTGGATGAATTCAGCATGAGCGCAAGCTCGATTCTTCCCGCTCGCAGCCTCATGGCGAAGCTGAATCAGGAAGAGATGAAGCAGCTAGCTGCGAAGGCGCTGATGTGCGGGACAGGACATGAGGTTGTACAATTAGTAGAAGAAATACTAGAATAA
- a CDS encoding HPr family phosphocarrier protein — protein MQKTFKITDEDGIHARPATALVNTASKFETEVYAEANGKKVTLKSILGLLSFDLEAGELITFSADGADAAEAISALEDVMTQAGLGVVHA, from the coding sequence ATGCAAAAAACGTTTAAAATTACAGACGAAGACGGAATCCACGCAAGGCCGGCGACGGCGCTTGTCAATACGGCGAGCAAGTTTGAAACGGAAGTATACGCAGAGGCAAATGGTAAAAAGGTAACGCTGAAATCCATTCTCGGCCTATTGTCCTTCGATCTTGAAGCGGGAGAGCTGATTACCTTTAGCGCAGACGGAGCAGATGCGGCAGAAGCCATTTCAGCTTTGGAAGATGTAATGACGCAAGCGGGGCTTGGTGTTGTTCATGCTTAA
- the ascB gene encoding 6-phospho-beta-glucosidase → MSSNFRKFPEGFLWGGAIAANQVEGGWNEGGKGLSTADVAMYRKHLSKADYKKHNSISEEQIKEAMETADASDYPKRRGIDFYHRYPEDIALFAQMGFKVLRVSIAWSRIFPNGNETEPNEAGLQFYDDLFDELIKHGIEPLVTLSHYEMPLYLVNEYGGWTSREVVGFFVRFCQVVFERYKHKVKQWITFNEIDSIIRHPFTSGGMVPDRFENLEQSVYQALHHQFIASALAVKYCHEIVADSQIGCMLTCLIKYPNTPNPKDVLVAYQDNQFNLFFTDVQVRGVYPKYIERLFREKGIQLEKHAGDDELLKAHTVDFISFSYYMSLVTSVDSERMEQVSGNTIGGVKNPYLETSEWGWQIDAVGLRIFLNDLYNRYQVPLFIVENGMGAHDKVEEDGSIQDDYRISYFQQHLEQMHEAILDGVELIGYTSWGCIDLISYSSSEMEKRYGFIHVDQDNDGNGTLARTPKKSFYWYKDVISNNGL, encoded by the coding sequence ATGAGCAGCAATTTTCGCAAATTTCCTGAAGGTTTTTTATGGGGCGGTGCCATCGCCGCCAATCAGGTCGAGGGCGGCTGGAACGAAGGCGGCAAAGGGCTTTCGACCGCCGATGTAGCGATGTATCGGAAGCATTTAAGCAAAGCGGATTACAAGAAGCATAACTCGATCAGCGAGGAACAGATTAAAGAGGCGATGGAGACGGCAGATGCCTCAGATTATCCGAAGCGCAGAGGCATTGATTTTTATCATCGTTATCCCGAAGATATCGCTTTGTTTGCCCAAATGGGCTTCAAGGTGCTGCGGGTATCCATTGCCTGGTCGCGGATTTTTCCAAATGGCAATGAAACGGAGCCGAATGAGGCGGGGCTGCAATTTTATGACGATTTGTTCGACGAACTGATCAAGCATGGCATTGAACCGCTCGTGACCTTGTCCCACTATGAAATGCCGCTTTATCTCGTCAATGAATATGGCGGCTGGACGAGCCGGGAAGTGGTCGGCTTTTTTGTCCGGTTCTGCCAAGTGGTGTTCGAGCGTTATAAACATAAGGTCAAGCAATGGATTACGTTTAATGAAATTGACAGCATTATCCGCCATCCATTTACAAGCGGAGGAATGGTTCCGGACCGTTTCGAAAATTTGGAGCAATCCGTTTATCAGGCCTTGCATCATCAATTTATTGCCAGCGCCCTTGCCGTCAAGTATTGCCATGAGATTGTGGCAGACTCGCAAATTGGCTGTATGCTGACCTGCCTGATCAAATATCCGAATACGCCCAATCCGAAAGATGTGCTCGTCGCGTATCAGGACAACCAGTTTAATTTATTTTTCACCGACGTTCAGGTGCGCGGCGTTTATCCGAAATATATTGAGCGCTTGTTCCGGGAGAAGGGCATACAGCTTGAAAAGCATGCGGGCGACGATGAGCTGCTAAAAGCACATACCGTAGATTTTATTTCCTTCAGCTACTACATGTCTCTCGTAACGAGTGTGGATAGCGAACGTATGGAGCAGGTTAGCGGCAATACAATCGGCGGGGTTAAAAATCCGTATTTGGAAACGAGTGAATGGGGCTGGCAAATTGATGCTGTGGGTTTAAGGATTTTTCTCAATGACCTGTACAATCGCTATCAGGTGCCTTTATTCATCGTGGAAAATGGGATGGGCGCTCACGATAAAGTAGAAGAGGACGGCAGCATTCAGGACGATTACCGCATTTCTTATTTCCAGCAGCATCTGGAGCAAATGCATGAGGCAATACTCGACGGTGTTGAACTCATCGGATATACGAGCTGGGGCTGTATTGATCTGATCAGCTATTCGTCCTCCGAAATGGAAAAACGCTACGGCTTTATTCACGTTGACCAGGATAATGACGGGAATGGAACACTTGCTAGAACACCGAAGAAAAGCTTTTATTGGTACAAAGACGTTATCTCGAATAACGGGCTTTAA
- a CDS encoding PRD domain-containing protein has protein sequence MKVIKILNSSVVLAKRDDQKEVIVLGKGIGYNSKAGDKIRESDIEKIYVPQSDDIFANLSKLMKEIPEDYLFLADEIITFAKGRLNKPLSEHLYVALTDHLHMAVKRFKVNMTIQNRLLWEVKKFYPFEFSIGEYALGLIEQRLGVALPEEEAANIAFHLVNAQQTEDNMSQVILMTDTYKDILQMIKQYFDIELEPQSINYSRFMTHLQFFIQRLTENKMLDSDDHALADQIVGMYPEVNKCVLKIKQYIEEKFGYSISDEEKMYLILHIKRVVSRG, from the coding sequence ATGAAAGTAATCAAAATCCTCAACAGCAGCGTTGTTCTCGCCAAACGCGACGATCAGAAGGAAGTGATTGTGCTCGGGAAGGGAATCGGCTACAACAGCAAGGCTGGCGATAAAATCAGGGAAAGCGACATTGAAAAAATCTATGTGCCGCAAAGCGATGATATTTTCGCGAACCTGTCCAAGCTGATGAAGGAAATTCCCGAGGACTATCTTTTTCTGGCAGATGAAATTATAACGTTTGCGAAGGGGCGTTTGAACAAGCCGCTCAGCGAGCATCTCTACGTTGCTTTAACCGATCATCTGCATATGGCGGTCAAACGCTTTAAGGTTAATATGACGATTCAAAACCGGCTGCTTTGGGAAGTGAAAAAGTTTTACCCGTTTGAATTCAGCATTGGCGAATATGCGCTAGGTTTGATAGAGCAGCGGCTCGGCGTTGCTCTGCCTGAGGAGGAAGCGGCGAATATTGCTTTCCACTTGGTCAATGCCCAGCAAACGGAAGATAATATGAGCCAGGTTATTTTAATGACGGATACGTATAAAGATATTCTCCAAATGATTAAGCAATATTTCGATATTGAGCTGGAGCCGCAGTCGATCAATTATTCGCGATTTATGACGCATTTGCAATTTTTCATTCAACGGCTGACAGAGAACAAAATGCTCGATTCTGACGATCACGCATTGGCTGACCAAATCGTAGGCATGTACCCTGAAGTGAATAAATGCGTGCTGAAGATCAAGCAGTATATAGAAGAGAAGTTTGGCTATTCGATTTCGGATGAAGAGAAAATGTATCTCATTTTGCATATTAAACGGGTCGTTTCAAGAGGCTAG